Genomic DNA from Natrinema saccharevitans:
GTTCGGTCGGACTCGTCGACGGCTTCCTGCCGATACTCGGCATCTTGCTGGGCTATCGGTCGATCTCCGACGACCGGACCGACGGGAGCCTCTTGCTCTCGCTGTCGCTGCCGCAGTCCCGCAGGGAGGTGCTCGTGGGAACGGCGGTCGGTCGGACGGTCACGTTGCTGGTACCGACGCTGTTCGGGCTGTCGATCGCCGGACTGTACGCGGCGCTGCGGTACGGGACAACGGGCGCGATCGCGTATCCGTGGTTCCTGTTTGCGACCGCCCTCTACGGCGCGTCGTTCGTCGCGGTCGCCGTCGCGCTCTCGGCGTCGGTCACGGCGGATCGCCGGATCACCTACGGCGCGGTCGGGGGCTACCTGCTGTTGGTCGGTCTCTGGCGTCCCCTTAGCTCGTTCGCCGTGGCGTTTCTCCACCGCTTCGACACCAGTCTCGGGACGCCCGACTGGGCACTGTTCCTCCAGTTAGCTGAACCCGGTGAAGCGTACGCTCGCCTCCTCCACGCCGGGTTCGATATCGAGCGGGCGAATCGGTACGTCGGGGACGGCGTGCCGGCGTTCGTCGACTGGTGGGTCGCGCTGGTGATCCTCG
This window encodes:
- a CDS encoding ABC transporter permease — its product is MSWRDIARKDVHDASRSRTLWLLLGLLSVLSGGYAIAYASAGDGTFAGFVTGSVGLVDGFLPILGILLGYRSISDDRTDGSLLLSLSLPQSRREVLVGTAVGRTVTLLVPTLFGLSIAGLYAALRYGTTGAIAYPWFLFATALYGASFVAVAVALSASVTADRRITYGAVGGYLLLVGLWRPLSSFAVAFLHRFDTSLGTPDWALFLQLAEPGEAYARLLHAGFDIERANRYVGDGVPAFVDWWVALVILVGWITVPLLIGSRQLESGDL